The Drosophila nasuta strain 15112-1781.00 chromosome 2L, ASM2355853v1, whole genome shotgun sequence genome window below encodes:
- the LOC132792339 gene encoding uncharacterized protein LOC132792339 isoform X1: MQTFLKLLAVLFILVPKYTASSSLPKEILNYTELLEDQIRNVNLDEELNSTKAYIAPVENQLRQCGEMEEKIMLLELQINETNKANQQLDEYKNQIEKQGAEIKSISIKDELIASQKAEIEDKLILLEMQINKTNKANEQIEDYKNQIQKKEREIENLSNNNGIVASQRAEIEDKTKLLEDYQLQIAKKELEIKNLQSNLKKPKIICPHDMVKSYEENKMLKSEVQNLNDKIQQLENEQNEENKMLKSEVQNLNDKIQQLKNEKNECELTIKNLDQLNDELGDQEESCQMDLESERFDSNEKDVTIDDMKKEAEANRKLLDQCQENNMNLQKTEEEKKSVEEKLNECQLNNTNLVKLRDESFKEYQSNQQIILESCQNDLESQRNESTYKNVTIKELNKVVELNHNGWTQCQKNMEEVQTKLFTLVVSCDTKYANINNLVDTCKEQLESQRIETTYKNATINELNDALDEYKKKNAELNNRLSAIKQCAEQCNGNNFFKKTWCKAKCKLHC; this comes from the exons ATGCagacatttttgaaattgttggCGGTATTATTTATTCTCGTGCCAAAATACACAGCGAGTAGTTCTCTGCCCAAAGAAATTCTAAATTATACTGAACTATTAGAGGATCAAATAAGAAATGTTAACCTTGATGAAGAACTAAATTCTACAAAAGCATACATCGCGCCTGTGGAAAATCAATTAAGGCAGTGTGGAGAAATGGAAGAAAAAATAATGCTCCTGGAActtcaaataaatgaaaccAATAAAGCTAATCAGCAACTAGACGAatataaaaaccaaattgAAAAGCAAGGAGCCGAAATAAAGAGCATTTCGATTAAAGATGAACTTATTGCTAGCCAAAAAGCTGAAATAGAAGATAAACTAATACTGCtggaaatgcaaattaataaaacgaACAAAGCCAATGAACAAATAGAAGACTACAAAAACCAAATTCAAAAGAAAGAACGTGAAATAGAGAACTTGTCGAATAACAATGGAATTGTTGCTAGCCAAAGAGCTGAGATAGAAGATAAAACAAAGCTTCTGGAAGATTaccaattgcaaattgcaaagaaAGAATTAGAAATTAAGAACTTGCAGA GTAATctgaaaaaaccaaaaataatatgtCCCCATGATATGGTCAAATCATATGaggaaaacaaaatgttaaaatctgAGGTTCAGAATCTTAATGATAAAATTCAACAACTGGAAAATGAACAAA atgaggaaaacaaaatgttaaaatctgAGGTTCAGAATCTTAATGATAAAATTCAACAactgaaaaatgaaaaaa ATGAATGcgaattaacaattaaaaacttgGACCAACTGAATGATGAATTAGGCGACCAAGAAG AATCGTGTCAGATGGATTTGGAGTCAGAAAGGTTTGACTCCAACGAAAAGGATGTCACTATTGACGATATGAAAAAAGAAGCTGAGGCTAATCGTAAATTGTTGG ATCAATGTCAAGAGAACAATATGAATTTGCAAAAGACAGAAGAGGAGAAGAAATCAGTCGAAGAGAAGCTAA ATGAatgtcaattaaataatacaaatttagtaAAATTAAGGGATGAAAGCTTCAAAGAATATCAAAGTaatcaacaaataatattag AATCGTGTCAGAATGATTTGGAATCGCAAAGAAATGAGTCCACTTATAAGAATGTGACTATTAAGGAACTGAATAAAGTAGTTGAGCTTAATCACAATGGATGGA CCCAATGTCAGAAGAATATGGAAGAAGtccaaacaaaactttttactCTGGTAGTTTCTTGTGATACAAAGTATGCGAACATCAACAATTTAGTTGATACATGTAAAGAGCAATTGGAATCGCAAAGAATTGAGACCACTTATAAAAATGCGACTATTAACGAATTGAATGATGCTTTGG atgagtataaaaagaaaaatgcagaACTCAACAATCGGCTGAGTGCCATTAAACAATGCGCTGAACAATGCAACGgaaataatttctttaaaaaaacaTGGTGTAAAGCGAAATGTAAATTGCATTGTTAG
- the LOC132792339 gene encoding uncharacterized protein LOC132792339 isoform X2 yields MQTFLKLLAVLFILVPKYTASSSLPKEILNYTELLEDQIRNVNLDEELNSTKAYIAPVENQLRQCGEMEEKIMLLELQINETNKANQQLDEYKNQIEKQGAEIKSISIKDELIASQKAEIEDKLILLEMQINKTNKANEQIEDYKNQIQKKEREIENLSNNNGIVASQRAEIEDKTKLLEDYQLQIAKKELEIKNLQSNLKKPKIICPHDMVKSYEENKMLKSEVQNLNDKIQQLENEQNEENKMLKSEVQNLNDKIQQLKNEKNECELTIKNLDQLNDELGDQEESCQMDLESERFDSNEKDVTIDDMKKEAEANRKLLVEKVLPLAYYIAEFK; encoded by the exons ATGCagacatttttgaaattgttggCGGTATTATTTATTCTCGTGCCAAAATACACAGCGAGTAGTTCTCTGCCCAAAGAAATTCTAAATTATACTGAACTATTAGAGGATCAAATAAGAAATGTTAACCTTGATGAAGAACTAAATTCTACAAAAGCATACATCGCGCCTGTGGAAAATCAATTAAGGCAGTGTGGAGAAATGGAAGAAAAAATAATGCTCCTGGAActtcaaataaatgaaaccAATAAAGCTAATCAGCAACTAGACGAatataaaaaccaaattgAAAAGCAAGGAGCCGAAATAAAGAGCATTTCGATTAAAGATGAACTTATTGCTAGCCAAAAAGCTGAAATAGAAGATAAACTAATACTGCtggaaatgcaaattaataaaacgaACAAAGCCAATGAACAAATAGAAGACTACAAAAACCAAATTCAAAAGAAAGAACGTGAAATAGAGAACTTGTCGAATAACAATGGAATTGTTGCTAGCCAAAGAGCTGAGATAGAAGATAAAACAAAGCTTCTGGAAGATTaccaattgcaaattgcaaagaaAGAATTAGAAATTAAGAACTTGCAGA GTAATctgaaaaaaccaaaaataatatgtCCCCATGATATGGTCAAATCATATGaggaaaacaaaatgttaaaatctgAGGTTCAGAATCTTAATGATAAAATTCAACAACTGGAAAATGAACAAA atgaggaaaacaaaatgttaaaatctgAGGTTCAGAATCTTAATGATAAAATTCAACAactgaaaaatgaaaaaa ATGAATGcgaattaacaattaaaaacttgGACCAACTGAATGATGAATTAGGCGACCAAGAAG AATCGTGTCAGATGGATTTGGAGTCAGAAAGGTTTGACTCCAACGAAAAGGATGTCACTATTGACGATATGAAAAAAGAAGCTGAGGCTAATCGTAAATTGTTGG tTGAGAAAGTGTTGCCTTTGGCTTATTACATTGcagaatttaaataa
- the LOC132798329 gene encoding fibrinogen-like protein 1: MEKCQQFYALLLIIVQICIVSSHWEEIENARALRRKWKEERDRTTPSTPLRILPTSCLHLSAGFQEIQPQNKSSNYVLCDDAGWVVIQRRTNGEEDFNKSWQEYEEGFGTSRADFFIGLKKLQLFTSSTRQVLHITLKFDWGSVVAQYDDFAIANSTSHYKLESLGKFTGNACDALRLNVNQEFSTYDQNRSPSHHNCANIFRSGWWYPNDCGLSNLNAPFNGFIRWEYFDVKSVVMKIRPYPNGL; encoded by the exons ATGGAAAAGTGCCAACAATTTTACGCTTTACTCCTTATAATTGTGCAAATATGCATAGTGAGTTCACATTGGGAAGAAATTGAAAACGCGCGTGCGTTGAGACGTAAATGGAAGGAAGAACGTGATCGCACTACTCCGTCAACTCCCCTAAGAATTCTTCCAACCTCTTGTTTACATTTGTCTGCTGGTTTTCAAGAAATACAACCACAGAATAAATCGTCGAACTATGTGCTTTGTGACGATGCTGGTTGGGTGGTCATTCAGCGACGAACTAATGGAGAGGaagattttaataaaagctgGCAGGAATACGAGGAAGGATTTGGCACCTCTCGAGCTGACTTTTTCATTGGATTGAAGAAACTGCAACTTTTCACCAGTTCAACACGACAAGTGCTGCATATcacattaaaatttgattggGGATCAGTTGTGGCACAATATGATGATTTTGCGATTGCCAACTCAACATCGCACTACAAATTGGAATCTTTAGGAAAGTTTACCGGCAACGCATGTGATGCTTTAAGATTGAATGTCAATCAGGAATTCTCAACATACGATCAAAATCGATCTCCATCTCATCACAATTGCGCCAACATTTTCCGAAGTGGTTGGTGGTATCCAAACGATTGTGGACTGAG CAATCTCAATGCTCCATTCAATGGTTTCATACGCTGGGAATACTTTGATGTCAAGTCCGTAGTCATGAAGATTCGCCCATACCCAAATGGACTTTAA